TGATAACTAATCGCACTTAGTAAGTATAAGGGGGCTGTTTCTGTTCGTAAAATCCGTGGACCTAGACCGCATAATTTACCACCAGCTGCACGCATTTTTTCTATTTCACTAGGTGTAATCCCACCTTCTGGGCCAAAAATTGCGAGTAGGCGGCTGCCAGCTGGCAATTCTTGCAAAATTTGAACCAATTGGGCCTTTTCCCCTTCTTTAGCAGACTCTTCATAAGCTACGACAATTCCGTCGTATTCTGCTAATTTGTCCCACAATTGCCCTTCATTAGCTAAAAGTTCTACATTTGGCGTTAATTGCCGTTGTGATTGCTCAGCTGCTTCTTGGGCAATTTTTGTTAAACGTTGTTTTTTCTTTGCTAATTTTTTTTCATCCCATTTTACAACCGAACTTTGAGCAGGAAAGCCAATAAATTCATAGGCACCCAGTTCAGTTCCTTTTTGGACAATCCATTCCAACTTATCGCCTTTTGGATAACCACTGGCAATCGTAACCAAAAGAGGTAACTCTTTATTTTGCATTTCTTTGGCGACTTCCCTTAAAACGACCGCATTTTCTTCGACGGCGGTGATTTGGGCAATAATAGCAATCTGATCTTCATAAACCAGATATACTTTTTCTGCTGGCTTCATCCGCATGACACGAATCATATGATGAAAAGCTTCCCCTGCTAACCGGATTTCACCGCTTTGATATGGCGCGGAAATAAAGTAGCGTTGCATCTTAAACTTCCTCTTTTTTCAAAATAATCGCAAACCAATCTTTTTGCTGCAAAATTTGCGCTACATAAAAGCCATAAGTGAATAAGACTTCCAGCACCTCATCTTTTTTATCTTCAATAATGCCAGAGACAATCAATGTTCCATCGGATTTTAATAAACGGTTGGCATCTGGAATCATTTTGATGATAATATCGGCTAAAATATTGGCAACGATAACATCAGCTTGAATTTCTACGCCATTTAATAAATCATTGGCACTTACTTGAACATCTTTTGCAACTGGGTTTAAGTCCATATTTTCTTGAGCCGCGCGTACTGCTACTTCATCTAAATCAAAAGCATGAACGTCATTTGCGCCCAAAAACTTGCTGGCTATACTCAATACACCAGAACCTGTCCCCACATCCAGCAGCGTTTCACCACCGCGCAACGTCATTTCCAATGCTTGCAAAGTTAAATTAGTCGTTGGGTGTGTCCCTGTCCCAAAAGCCATGCCTGGATCTAATGTTATAATTTTTTCTTCTGGCATTAAAGTTGTATATTCTTCCCATTGGGGCACGATGGTTAGAAAACGTGTGACCCGCACTGGATGATAATATTTTTTCCAAGCTGTTGCCCAATCCTGCTCAGAAACTTCACTCGTCGTAACAATATTTGCCCCAATAGCTAAACCAAATTCCGGTAATTTATTAATCTGGTCTTTGATAAAAGGCAATATTTCTGGTAAAAATGTCGTTTCGGGAAAATAAGCTTGAACTGTCGCTGCTCCTTTATCTAACTTAGTAAAGTTTTCTTTGTCTAACAATTCACCAAAAGCGTCAGATTGAAAATATTCTGCATCCAAACTATCTTCAATCGCAACTCCGCTAGCGCCAGCCTCCATTAAAATATTCGCTACAGCTTCCACCGCTTCACTAGCTGTTTCCACTTTAATTTCATTCCATTTCATTTTTGTGCTCCTTTATAAAAGTTTTCGCAACAGCTGTTACAAACAGCCACTAAAATCAGTTATTCCTGCCTGTTTTTAACTATATTAATAAGCAGGATAGGAAATATAACTATCCCCATCTTTTTTATAGCTGTTCATGATAGAAAATAAGACGTCATGATCAAAAGTTAGTGCAAAAACTTCTGCTGTTTCATCCGCCAAAAAATCCAGCAAATCACTTTGCCCCTCGTCTAAAACTAATTGTAAATAATCTACTAAACCATCTAACATCGCTTTTGGCATTCCCTTTTTTCCTTCATAGGGCAAGACAGCTAAATAGTCTGTTTCCTCAAATTTTGATTTTTGTGGATTAAATAATAAAATACCATCCTCAAATTCAATAATTTCTTCTTCTGATTCCACTCCAGCTGCATCATCAATTGTTAGTTTTGCCTTATTTTCAGCAAAAAGTCGCAGGACAATCTCAATGGTATGATTTTTCTTATCCCAATCTAGTGCAACATCATAATCGGGAATTTTTTTGGTTAGTGCTTCATCTAAATAAGTTAAAATATTGGTTTTCATTTCTATTTCCAGCCCCAATCTTCTGTAATTTTAGCTTTCTTTTGTTGTGAAATATAAGGATTGCCGGCAAGTGCATAACGCAATGGCATCTGCGTCCACTTTCCTTTATTGGGAATGCCGATACGTGGCAAGCGTAAAATTTCTTTGGGTTCTCGCTTTTTACTCGGCACAAGATGCAACGGACTCGAAAAAATCGAATCGCCATATAAATCTTTGCTAATCCCTAAAGCAGCCACTAATTTTCCTGGACCATTACTAATTTCTGGGCCGTATTTGCCACCACGATTTGCTTGCATTAATGAAATGCCCGCAGCCGGTTCAATCCCTCTGATCATGACCCCTTGAGGAATACCGGACTTTTGAGTGACCATATTCAAAATTAAATGGGTATGCATGGTATACAAATAAATCGAGCCCGCTTTTTCATACATCGCACGAACTCGTGGTGTTTTGCGCATGCCATAACTATGGGCAGCTTCATCTTCCGGACCTAGGTAAGCTTCACAGTCGACGATATAACCACCAGTAGTTCCTTTTGGCGTCACATTTTCTACATACATCCCAATCAAATACTCAGCAATTTCCGGTGTCGTTTTTGTATTAAAAATTTCTTGTGCTTCATTTAATGTACTCATCTCATTCACCTTCCCTCATTGTACACAAAAGACCTGCTTCTGACCATGAAATCAGTTGGTTTTTAAGGATTTTCCACAATTTCAAAAGATTTAATTGTCAAAAAGCTATGTTATACTTTAACCATCCTATATTGTATTCTAAAAAAAATCAGAAAAAGCCAAACTAGCGAATTTCTCTTTAAAAAAATATCCCCCTATTCTGACGTTTTTTGTCTGTTGCACGTTTTCAAAATTTCAAAAAATTGACATGGGATACGGGATCAAAAAGTTAGCAACACTATTTTTTAAAGAGCTGCATTTTAGCTTACAACACACTATAAACCCTACAAAGGAGGCTTGCTCTCATGCAAAAGCCACTTGCTTTTCGCATGCGTCCCCGTAATTTAGATGAAGTGGTCGGCCAACAACAATTGGTAGGCCCAGGCAAAATTATCCGACGTATGGTGGAAGCCAAAATGTTATCTTCTATGATTTTATATGGACCACCTGGAACTGGTAAAACCAGTATTGCCTCAGCAATTGCTGGTTCGACCAAATACGCTTTTCGGATGCTAAATGCGGCAACAGATACCAAAAAAGATTTACAAGTTGTCGCCGAAGAAGCCAAGATGAGTGGGACAGTCATTTTATTATTAGATGAGGTCCATCGCCTAGATAAAACCAAGCAGGACTTTCTTTTACCTCATTTAGAAAGCGGCAGTATTATTATGATTGGTGCTACAACTGAAAATCCCTATATTACAATTAATCCAGCGATTCGCAGTCGATGCCAAATTTTTGAAGTCAAACCCCTTTCAGAAGCTGATATTTTGCAAGCTGTTGATCTCGCGTTAAGTGATTCTAAACGAGGCTTAGGAGATTTTCCTGTTAAAATTGATGAAGACGCACGCCTTCATTTATCCCGCGCTACCAATGGTGACCTGCGCAGCGCCTTAAACGGACTGGAACTAGCCGTTCGCTCTACGCCAGAAAAAGACGGAGTAATTCATTTAACCCTTAGTATCATTGAAGAATGTATCCAAAGAAAAGCCCTTACCCACGATAAAGACGGCGATGCCCATTACGATGTTATTTCAGCCTTTCAAAAATCAATTCGCGGTAGCGACGTGGACGCCGCACTGCATTATTTAGGACGGCTAGTTGAAGCCGGGGATTTAGCGATTATTTGTCGCCGCTTAATGGTTATTGGCTACGAAGATATTGGCTTAGCAAATCCCGCCGCTGCGGCACGAACTGTCAATGCGGTTTTAGCGGCTGAACGTCTTGGTCTGCCAGAAGCACGAATTCCACTAGCAGATTGTGTCGTTGATTTATGTTTATCGCCTAAATCAAATTCTGCTTATGCCGCTCTTGATGCTGCCATTACTGATATTAGAACAGGAGCTACAGGGGATGTTCCCGATCACTTACGGGACAGTCACTACAAAGGGGCAAAAGATTTAGAGCGGGGAGTGGGTTATCAATATCCCCACAACTTCGAAGATTTTTGGGTTAATCAACAGTATCTCCCCGATAAAATCAAAGACGCGCATTATTATCACCCTAAAGCATCGGGAAAATATGAACAAGCATTAGGCCAACAATATTATCGTATCAAAGATTGGCAGCATAAAAGGCGACAAACCAAAAAGCTGTCAGATAGTTAAAGATAGCGATTACAAAAACAAAAGCAATCTGGTTGCTACTTTTGTCCCCCTATGCTACTATGTAAGTGGGAATTCTGTGATGTACGAGTTATCCTTTTTGTGTGTTGACCGAACATTTTTATTGATATATTGGGATCCGTCCTGTGTGTGAGTTGGTAACATGCCTTTTCTTTTGGTAGTTCGATACTTAAACCGTGGAACCCACCTGCTAGAAATTGCGGGATCAATACTATGGGACGAATAACGGCATCTACGGATATTACCCATTCTTTATGAATGTAGCCGCCTGTCTTTTGACAGACGGCTTTTATTTTTAGCTTAGAAATGGAGTTTACTTTTATGATTCGTGTTTTAGTCATTTTATTTGCTTTATTGTTATTACTTTTAAGTTATGTTTTATTGAAAAAACCGCAATTATTAACCCCATTATTAATACAAGAGGAAATTCCGAGCTTTTTAAAAACCTATGGTCACTTCTATTTAACCTTTGGTATTTTGGGCTTCATTGCAGCAATCATCAATTTAAAAATCATTATTTTGCTTTATATTTTTCTTGTCCTTATACTTGCAGCAAGTTTTAGTCTAAAGCTAGCAAAATCACTCAAAAAATAATTCTGATTTTGATAGCTTCTTTTTTGCAATTCACCTAAAGTAGTTTACAATAAAATTGTAGCTAACAAGATGCTTTGTAGTTAGGGCGTTGTAAATGTAAAGGAGTGGGTAAAATGTTACAACAATATAAAACAATTATGGTGGCAGTCGATGGTTCTAGTGAAGCTGAACTTGCCTTCAGAAAAGCTGTCAATGTAGCAAAGCGAAACGAGGCAAAACTATTAATTGCCCACGTTATTGATACAAGAGCTTTTCAAACAGTTTCCTCTTTTGATGGTATGTTAGCTGAACAGGCCACAGAAATGGCCAAACAAACATTAGCAGATTATACCGATTATGCAAAAAAACAAGAATGCCATGATATTAATACCGTTATTGAATATGGTGCACCAAAACCTATCATTGCAAAACAATTACCACAAGAACACAACGTAGATCTAATTATGCTAGGGGCTACCGGGTTAAATGCAGTAGAGCGTCTCTTTATCGGTTCTGTTTCTGAATATGTTATCCGTAACGCACCTTGTGATGTTTTAGTTGTCCGAACTGACTTAAATAACAAAGTTGTCAAAGAAGAAAAAGAATAAGCAACAGTCTGTGTTTGCGTGTTGCATTCCTTAAAAACAAATAATACCTAAAGATTCCTAGTGTTACGAGCTTATAAGCTGGTAATGCTGATATCTTTAGGTATTTTTTTATGAGAAAAAAGTAAGAACAAAATTCATCCACGCCGTTTTTTTATTTTTCTAGCGGGCTAGCACACAACGATTGATATGATCATTAATACAAG
The DNA window shown above is from Enterococcus montenegrensis and carries:
- a CDS encoding 16S rRNA (uracil(1498)-N(3))-methyltransferase, which translates into the protein MQRYFISAPYQSGEIRLAGEAFHHMIRVMRMKPAEKVYLVYEDQIAIIAQITAVEENAVVLREVAKEMQNKELPLLVTIASGYPKGDKLEWIVQKGTELGAYEFIGFPAQSSVVKWDEKKLAKKKQRLTKIAQEAAEQSQRQLTPNVELLANEGQLWDKLAEYDGIVVAYEESAKEGEKAQLVQILQELPAGSRLLAIFGPEGGITPSEIEKMRAAGGKLCGLGPRILRTETAPLYLLSAISYQWELL
- the prmA gene encoding 50S ribosomal protein L11 methyltransferase — its product is MKWNEIKVETASEAVEAVANILMEAGASGVAIEDSLDAEYFQSDAFGELLDKENFTKLDKGAATVQAYFPETTFLPEILPFIKDQINKLPEFGLAIGANIVTTSEVSEQDWATAWKKYYHPVRVTRFLTIVPQWEEYTTLMPEEKIITLDPGMAFGTGTHPTTNLTLQALEMTLRGGETLLDVGTGSGVLSIASKFLGANDVHAFDLDEVAVRAAQENMDLNPVAKDVQVSANDLLNGVEIQADVIVANILADIIIKMIPDANRLLKSDGTLIVSGIIEDKKDEVLEVLFTYGFYVAQILQQKDWFAIILKKEEV
- a CDS encoding DUF3013 family protein, giving the protein MKTNILTYLDEALTKKIPDYDVALDWDKKNHTIEIVLRLFAENKAKLTIDDAAGVESEEEIIEFEDGILLFNPQKSKFEETDYLAVLPYEGKKGMPKAMLDGLVDYLQLVLDEGQSDLLDFLADETAEVFALTFDHDVLFSIMNSYKKDGDSYISYPAY
- a CDS encoding DNA-3-methyladenine glycosylase, which translates into the protein MSTLNEAQEIFNTKTTPEIAEYLIGMYVENVTPKGTTGGYIVDCEAYLGPEDEAAHSYGMRKTPRVRAMYEKAGSIYLYTMHTHLILNMVTQKSGIPQGVMIRGIEPAAGISLMQANRGGKYGPEISNGPGKLVAALGISKDLYGDSIFSSPLHLVPSKKREPKEILRLPRIGIPNKGKWTQMPLRYALAGNPYISQQKKAKITEDWGWK
- a CDS encoding replication-associated recombination protein A, producing MQKPLAFRMRPRNLDEVVGQQQLVGPGKIIRRMVEAKMLSSMILYGPPGTGKTSIASAIAGSTKYAFRMLNAATDTKKDLQVVAEEAKMSGTVILLLDEVHRLDKTKQDFLLPHLESGSIIMIGATTENPYITINPAIRSRCQIFEVKPLSEADILQAVDLALSDSKRGLGDFPVKIDEDARLHLSRATNGDLRSALNGLELAVRSTPEKDGVIHLTLSIIEECIQRKALTHDKDGDAHYDVISAFQKSIRGSDVDAALHYLGRLVEAGDLAIICRRLMVIGYEDIGLANPAAAARTVNAVLAAERLGLPEARIPLADCVVDLCLSPKSNSAYAALDAAITDIRTGATGDVPDHLRDSHYKGAKDLERGVGYQYPHNFEDFWVNQQYLPDKIKDAHYYHPKASGKYEQALGQQYYRIKDWQHKRRQTKKLSDS
- a CDS encoding universal stress protein, whose amino-acid sequence is MLQQYKTIMVAVDGSSEAELAFRKAVNVAKRNEAKLLIAHVIDTRAFQTVSSFDGMLAEQATEMAKQTLADYTDYAKKQECHDINTVIEYGAPKPIIAKQLPQEHNVDLIMLGATGLNAVERLFIGSVSEYVIRNAPCDVLVVRTDLNNKVVKEEKE